The following DNA comes from Verrucomicrobiia bacterium.
GGCCACATCGAAGATGACGGGCTCGGTCATTATTGGTTCAGTTCGCAGCAAGGTTTATTTCGGGCGGACGCGTCCGAGTTGATTGATTGCGAGGAAGGGCGGCGGGCGAATGTTTCCGTGCTGGTATTCGGCAAGGCGGAAGGTCTCGCGACGCTCGCGGGCTCGAGCGGTTTCACGCCGTCGGGTTTTCGCAGCAGCGATGGGCGGCTGTGGTTTCCCACCGTGCGCGGGCTGGCCGTGGTGAATCCGAAAGCGGTGCGGCATAATTCCGTGCCGCCGGCGGTGTGGATTCAGCAGGTGCTCGTGGATGGCAAAAGCATGGACATCGGCACGCGCACGCGAATGGGCGCTGGCGATGCTGGCCAATCAAAAAACGTGCGGCTCGCGCCGGGGCATCGCCAGCTCGACGTGGTGTTTACGGGTTTAAGTTTCACTTCGCCGGATCAGGTGCAATTCAAATATCGCCTCACCGGTCTGGACAACGACTGGACCTGGGGCGGCCTGCAACGGCGCGTGACCTACCCGTTTTTGCCGCCGGGGCAATACACGTTTCGCGTGATCGCGTGCAACGGCGACGGCCTGTGGAACGAAACCGGCGACGCGCTCGGCGTGGTGGTGCTTCCGTACGTATGGCAGACGTGGTGGTTCAAGACGGCGGGTTCGATGGCGGGTTTGGCGTTTTTCGGCGGAGGTGTTTATTTGGAATCGCGGCGGCGGCATCGGCGGAAATTGGACCGCATCGCGCGCGATCGCGAATTGGAACAGGAACGGGCTCGCATCGCGCAGGACATTCACGATGACCTCGGCGCAAGCCTCACGCGCATCGGCATGTTAAGCGAATCGGCGACAGAAGATTTGGATGACCGCACGCGCGCCGCCGCGAGTCTGGGGCAAATCTATTCAACCGCGCGCGACCTGACCCGGGCGATGGATGAAATCGTGTGGGCCGTGAATCCGCGGCACGACACGCTGGAAAGTTTGACCAATTATATCACGCGATTCGCGCATGACTTCTTGAGCACGGCGCATATTCGTTGCCGCCTGGATGCGCCCATGCAAGTGCCCAGCCTCGTCGTGCGTTCGGAGATTCGCCATAATTTATTTCTCGCGTTCAAGGAGGCATTGAACAATTCCGTGAAACATTCCGGCGCGAGCGAAGTGCGCGTGACACTGGAATTTGATAAGGATATCATCAAACTCATCGTCGCGGACAACGGGTCTGGATTCGATCCGCGAGACGAAGCCGCGCCGAAGGGCGACCGGTTAATTTCCGGTTACGGCATCACGAGTATCCGCACACGGCTTGAACAAGTGGGCGGGCGGCTGGAAATCCACACGAAAAAAGGCGAAGGCACGCGGGTGGTGATGGTTGTGGCCTTGCGCACGATGACGCCGGTGAAGAATGGGCACGGTTGACGAGGTTTGTTTTGTTGCTTGCTCTCGAATTAGACGGGTGCGGCAAGGTTGTTTTGCATTGCTGCGGGTCATAGACCCGCGGTCCGTGGGGAGTGGAGCAAAAAAATCATGTCATCAGAAGTGACTACATGGTTTCGGCGGCGGTTTGTGTTATGAATAAAAAAGTGCGTATAAAAGTTTCGATTGTCGAGGATGACCCCAAAGCCCGCGAGATTTTGGTGGACTGGATCAACCGTGCCGAGGGTTTCCAATGTGTGAGCAATCACCCGTCGGGCGAAAATGCATTGGAGAAAATGCCCGAGCATCAACCGCAAGTCGTGTTGATGGACATCAATCTTTCCGGCATGAACGGCCCCGAATGCGTGCGCCGGCTCAAGCCGCTACTGCCTACTTCGCAATTCGTCATGCTCACGGTTTACGAAGATTCCGACCACATCATTCAGGCGTTGCAATCCGGCGCGACGGGTTATTTGCTCAAGCACACGCAGCGCGCCGAATTGATCAACGCCTTGCGCGAAGTCAACGAGGGCGGTTCCCCGATGACCGCGAACATCGCGCGCAAAGTGGTGCGGGCGTTTCATCAGGCGCCGTCATCCGACTCGACCACGGAAGAACTTTCAAACCGCGAGAGCGAAGTTTTGCAACTGCTCGCGCAAGGTTATCTCTACAAGGAAATTGCCGATACCCTCAAGATTGGCGTGGCGACAGTGAATACTTACATCCGGCGCATCTACGAAAAATTGCACGTCCGCTCGCGCGCGCAGGCCGTGGCGAAGTTCGCGAATATCCCCCTGGGTGACGCAGCGCGCTCCGCGAATGCACAACGCAGCGGAAACGACCACACTTCCTAAGTCTCTCCCGCGTGGCATCAGCAAACGAGCATAGCATTCCTTCCCGTTTTATGTTCTATTCTAGCCATGAGTTTTTCGAGTGAGTTTGATGAAGCGCAAATCGCCGCGCTCGTAGGCCGTTCCGCCGCCACCCCGGCGGGTGCGGTTCAGGAGAGCATGGCGCGCTCGCAGCTTTCGCTCACCGATTTTGCGCAACTCATTTCGCCCGCCGGCGCGGAATTGCTTGAGCCGCTTTGCCGCCGTTCGCAGCAAATCACCCGGCAGCGCTTCGGCAAAGTCATCCGCCTGTTCGCGCCGCTTTATCTTTCCAACGAGTGCATCAATAATTGCAAATACTGTGGCTTCTCGCGCGACAATCCCATCCTGCGCGTCACGCTTTCCGTGGACGAAGTCCTGCGCGAAGCGCGGGCGCTCGCGGAAAAAGGTTTTCGCAATGTCCTGCTCGTCGCGGGCGAACATCCTAAATTCGTCTCGAACGGTTACATGGCGGAATGTGTTCGCGCGTTGCGCACCGAGATTCCCAGCATCTCGCTCGAAGTCGGGCCGATGGAAACCGAGGAGTATCGTCCCATCGTCGAGGCGGGCGCGGATGGACTCGTCGTGTATCAGGAAACGTACGATCGCGAAATCTATGCGGAGATGCACACGGCGGGGCCGAAGCGCGATTTCGATTGGCGGTTGGACACGCCCGAGCGCGCGTACGCTGCGGGCTTTCGGCGGCTCGGCATCGGCGCGTTGTACGGCTTGAGCGATTGGCGACGCGAGGCGATTGCCGTCGCCGCGCACGCGGATTATTTATTGCGCAACTGCTGGAAAGCGCAGCTTACGATTTCCCTGCCGCGATTGCGTCCCTGCGCGGGAGAATTTCAACCGCTTACGAATTTCAGCGACCGCGAACTGGCGCAACTGATTTGCGCGTTTCGTCTGTTTTTGCCGGACGTGGGCCTCGTGCTTTCGACCCGCGAATCCGCCAGGCTGCGCGATGGCCTGATTCCTCTGGGCGTGACGCTGATCAGCGCGGGCAGCCACACCGAACCGGGCGGTTACACTGGCGCGGGCCGCGAAAAAATTCATCACACCGAACGCGGGCGCATCGTGGAACTCGCGGCGGGTTCAAGCGAATGGGCGGCCGATTCCAGCCGCGCCACCAATGCCACCGGGCAGTTCGACATCGCCGACGAGCGTTCGCCGGAAGAAGTCGCCGACCTGATTCGCCGCCTTGGCTACGAACCGGTGTGGAAAGATTGGGACGCCGCGCTCGCGTGATGAACCCGGCTTCGGTCATCGCCAACGGCCGCGAAATCGAAACGCCGCTGCCCTGCACGCTCGAAGAATTTCTCGTGCGCCAAAATCTTCTGCCGCGCAGCGTCGTGGTGGAGCACAATGGCGAAGCGGTCGCGCCTTCGGAATTCGCGCACCGCCCCATCGCCGCGGGCGACCGTCTCGAAATCGTGAAGATCGTCGCGGGCGGTTAAAGTTCCCGCAAAGTCTGGAGATACTCCGTGAGTTGATCGAACGTCCCGCCGAAGCCCTGGCGCATTGAGGGAAACATATCGCGAAAAGTTTTCATTTCGGCCTCGCTCGCGTTGATGGGATCGGCGCGTCAAACGTGCGCGAGATGGTGAATTCCGTCTCCGGCGTCGCGGTGGATGCGCTCTCGTTCATAGTCATAGCATGTTCGAGGATTTTCGTTTCGCAAGCGGCGGCGCTCACATTTTTTTTAACAAATCAGTGAGGCGTTCGAGGCTCTGCGACCAGCCCTCGGTCATGCCCATCTTCTTCATCGCATCGCGGATCGCCATGGATTCAAAGCGCGAGCGCACCGTCAATTTCGTTTTGCCGCCGATGCTCTCGAACGTGATGGTCATAACGCTGTCGAGTTGGGGCGGTTTGGTTTTGTCGCGCTCTGGATTCACCAGGTCATGCCACGCGGGCGGCAGTTCAGAATGGTCCATCGTCATCACGAGCCGCTCCGGTTTCACAACTTCGTGAAAAATGCCTTTGCCGGGATATTCGGTGCCATCGGGCGCGCGCATGACGATGCGATATTCCCCGCCGGGCCGCACGTCCATCTGGCAAACCGGATTGGTGAATTGATGCGGCCCCCACCATTGCGCCATGTGCTTGGGATCCGTCCACGCTTTCCAAACCAATTCGCGCGGCGCATCGAACTCGCGCGAGATGATGAAATCGCGGTCGGGCATCGGCGTGTTGCGTTGAAGGAAATCGTCGAGGCATATCCCGACGAGGTAACTCCACCCGCCGAAGAAATTTTTCCGCGCGTATTTCGGATTCGCTTCCGGCTTGAAAGTCTCAAGGCCCGAGTGCGTCAGCTTCAAGCGCGTTTTGCCGCCTTCGTCAAACAATTCAAACGACACCAGCGAATCGCCTTCAGCTCCACCATACCGCCAGCTATAGGAAATTTTTTTGCCGGGTTTGACTTCGGTGACTTTCCAGAGGTGCGGATAAATCTCGCCGTTGTGGCTGACGTTGACTTGAGTCTCGAAACCAACCTCGGCTTTGAAAGCTGGAATACTCGGAAAGTACCATTGCCGCATTTCATCCAAATCGGTGATGGCTTTCCAAACGGTCGCGACCGGCGCATCAAAAGTGCGCTCAATAACAATGGGCGTGGCGGCCAGTTGTTCGGACAGGCGGGCGAGACATTGTTTGCCGCCTTCGATTGCGCCGTAATCGCGAACGATGCGGTCGCGGTCTTCCGCCGTTGCGAATAACTGGCGCAAGGTAAGTTCGGTTTGATTATTTCCCAGGTCGGTAAAAGTCCAGGTAAATTCAAAACTCACGCCTTCACCGTCTTTGCATCCGCCCGCGTGCGAATAAACGATGCGCTCGGGTTTGACGATTTCCTTGAAGATGCTTTTGTTCGGATACTCCGTGCCATCCGGGCCGCGCATGACATGTTTCCACACGCCGCCGGGGCGAAAATCCATTTCCTCGATGGTGGTGGTGAAGCCGCGCGGGCCCCACCAATTCACGACTTTTTTTGGGTCCGTCAGCGCGTCCCAGACAAGTTCGCGCGGGGCGTCGAAGCACCGGCTAAGAACGATTTCGCGGTCCGAGGTTTTTTCGATCAGCTTACTTTTTGTTTCGCTCATTTTCTTTTTCCTTTTTTTGCAATTCGCGGAGGTAATCTTCCAGGCGGTCAAAACTTTCTTCCCAAAACCGGCGATAATGTTCCAGCCAATCCACGGCGTCCTTCATGGGGTTCGCCTTGAGGCGGCAGGGGCGCACCTGCGCATGGCGGCTGCGGGTGATGAGCCCGGCGCGGGCAAGGACTTTCAGGTGCTTCGAGACAGCGGGCAAACTCATGCGAAACGGCGCGGCCAATTCGGTGACCGACGTCTCACCACCGGCCAGGCGGGCAAGAATGGCGCGCCGCGTGGGATCGGCAAGGGCGGCGAAGGTCAAGCTGAGTTTATCCTGAGTCATGTTCGTTTAATGTTTCTGTATTTAACCATATAGTTAAATACAAGTCAACTCGTTTTTGAAATTAATTTGCGTGATTTTAAAAATCCACCCGCTGGTGGAATCAATTAACTCTTTGGCGGACCGCCAAAGTGCGCGGCGTGCGAGGCATAATCCGCGGCGTCATCAAGCATCGCATCAATAGTCGTGATGAGTGGCGCGACTTTCGCCAAACCGGAAAATACTGCGCGGTCGCCGATATTGCTTTCGATGACGAACGTCGGGCGTTGGGTGACCTGAAGCGCGTGAAATTCGGCGGTCGTGGCGCGGGCGCGTTTTTCAATCGCCGGAGATTGCGCGCGCGCGAGCAACCTTTTAGCGTCAAGCTTTGCAGCTTTGGCGGCGATGCCGGCGGAGATTTTCCAATCACCCACATGCTTGCCTTCACGCAAGGCGGCATCGGCGATGGCCAGGCGGACGCGATCATCCGTGACGCCAAAATCCTTGGCGGCTTCGGCCACGAGATTCGGCGCGAGATACTCGGTGACACCTTCCTCAAACCAGCCGGAACTGAGCATGAACGGCGAGCGCACTATCATGCCGCTGCGGCGGTAAAACCATTCGGCTTGCTCGCGCGAAGTCGGCAAACCGGTTGGATCCATCAAACTGATTTTCCAATCGAAGACGACCGGCGCATCTTCATATCGTTCCTTCAAGTCCACCCACGCCGGTTCGGCCCAGTAACACCAGGACGAAATGACTTCGAGATAATAGGTGACGGTTATCTTCACGTTTACTTCGCCGGTTCCTTGGGAGCGTCGGTTTTGGCCGGTTCGGCGGGAGTTTTCGTGCTGTCAGGAGTTTCGCTGTCGCCCTTGGCTTGCGGCGCTTGCACTGCGCCCTTCAAAATATCGTCAGCCGGCAAAATAATTCCCGTGAGGCAATCGCGCCAATTCGCCGCGCCTTGCGCATTGACCGCGCGCATGACAAAGATGCCCACCAGCGAACCATCCAGCGAAAACGCCGGGCAGCCGAGTGAGGTCTCGCTGACGCCGGTTTCCGGCACATAAAACGTGCGCGGCTTTTGCACCACGGCGCTGACGCGTTCCACCGAAGCCGAAAACGCGCGCCCCGCGCCGCGCTTGAGGCGGTTGAGGGAGATGAGCGGATCGAGAACCTGCGCGATGCTGGATTTATGCAAATCAATCGCCGTCATCGGCGTGGTGAGCTTGTTTTTCGGGCGGATGAACGCAAGGTCGAGGTCTTTATCGCGCAGCACGATTTCCGCAGGCAATTCCGTGCCGTCATCCAGCAGCAATTTGATCTCGCTGATC
Coding sequences within:
- a CDS encoding response regulator transcription factor is translated as MNKKVRIKVSIVEDDPKAREILVDWINRAEGFQCVSNHPSGENALEKMPEHQPQVVLMDINLSGMNGPECVRRLKPLLPTSQFVMLTVYEDSDHIIQALQSGATGYLLKHTQRAELINALREVNEGGSPMTANIARKVVRAFHQAPSSDSTTEELSNRESEVLQLLAQGYLYKEIADTLKIGVATVNTYIRRIYEKLHVRSRAQAVAKFANIPLGDAARSANAQRSGNDHTS
- the thiH gene encoding 2-iminoacetate synthase ThiH, translating into MSFSSEFDEAQIAALVGRSAATPAGAVQESMARSQLSLTDFAQLISPAGAELLEPLCRRSQQITRQRFGKVIRLFAPLYLSNECINNCKYCGFSRDNPILRVTLSVDEVLREARALAEKGFRNVLLVAGEHPKFVSNGYMAECVRALRTEIPSISLEVGPMETEEYRPIVEAGADGLVVYQETYDREIYAEMHTAGPKRDFDWRLDTPERAYAAGFRRLGIGALYGLSDWRREAIAVAAHADYLLRNCWKAQLTISLPRLRPCAGEFQPLTNFSDRELAQLICAFRLFLPDVGLVLSTRESARLRDGLIPLGVTLISAGSHTEPGGYTGAGREKIHHTERGRIVELAAGSSEWAADSSRATNATGQFDIADERSPEEVADLIRRLGYEPVWKDWDAALA
- the thiS gene encoding sulfur carrier protein ThiS; the encoded protein is MNPASVIANGREIETPLPCTLEEFLVRQNLLPRSVVVEHNGEAVAPSEFAHRPIAAGDRLEIVKIVAGG
- a CDS encoding SRPBCC domain-containing protein, which encodes MSEQLAATPIVIERTFDAPVATVWKAITDLDEMRQWYFPSIPAFKAEVGFETQVNVSHNGEIYPHLWKVTEVKPGKKISYSWRYGGAEGDSLVSFELFDEGGKTRLKLTHSGLETFKPEANPKYARKNFFGGWSYLVGICLDDFLQRNTPMPDRDFIISREFDAPRELVWKAWTDPKHMAQWWGPHQFTNPVCQMDVRPGGEYRIVMRAPDGTEYPGKGIFHEVVKPERLVMTMDHSELPPAWHDLVNPERDKTKPPQLDSVMTITFESIGGKTKLTVRSRFESMAIRDAMKKMGMTEGWSQSLERLTDLLKKM
- a CDS encoding metalloregulator ArsR/SmtB family transcription factor is translated as MTQDKLSLTFAALADPTRRAILARLAGGETSVTELAAPFRMSLPAVSKHLKVLARAGLITRSRHAQVRPCRLKANPMKDAVDWLEHYRRFWEESFDRLEDYLRELQKKEKENERNKK
- a CDS encoding DsbA family protein, which produces MKITVTYYLEVISSWCYWAEPAWVDLKERYEDAPVVFDWKISLMDPTGLPTSREQAEWFYRRSGMIVRSPFMLSSGWFEEGVTEYLAPNLVAEAAKDFGVTDDRVRLAIADAALREGKHVGDWKISAGIAAKAAKLDAKRLLARAQSPAIEKRARATTAEFHALQVTQRPTFVIESNIGDRAVFSGLAKVAPLITTIDAMLDDAADYASHAAHFGGPPKS
- a CDS encoding serine protease, with the protein product MRYSSNTKILACVLATVVAFSVRADELVEKGREIFNKNQRAIVTVEVVQKVSATSGRSNAPREAKTDLSGTVVDPSGLTVIALSAADPSELYRRLSEEYKTEIEISEIKLLLDDGTELPAEIVLRDKDLDLAFIRPKNKLTTPMTAIDLHKSSIAQVLDPLISLNRLKRGAGRAFSASVERVSAVVQKPRTFYVPETGVSETSLGCPAFSLDGSLVGIFVMRAVNAQGAANWRDCLTGIILPADDILKGAVQAPQAKGDSETPDSTKTPAEPAKTDAPKEPAK